One window of Quercus robur chromosome 12, dhQueRobu3.1, whole genome shotgun sequence genomic DNA carries:
- the LOC126708991 gene encoding probable beta-D-xylosidase 2: MASTAMPSPLCVTFLLFLLLSGASFYTIEAREPFACDPKDAKTKGLPFCLASLKVEDRVKDLIGRLTLQEKVKLLGNNAAAVPRLGIKGYEWWSEALHGVSNVGPGTKFGGDFPGATSFPQVITTAASFNASLWESIGRVVSDEARAMYNGGVAGLTYWSPNVNIFRDPRWGRGQETPGEDPVLVGKYAASYVRGLQGNDGNRLKVAACCKHFTAYDLDNWNGVDRYHFNAKVSKQDIVDTFDVPFKMCVKEGKVASVMCSYNQVNGVPTCADPNLLKKTVRGVWGLDGYIVSDCDSVGVYYDQQHYTSTPEEAAADAIKAGLDLDCGPFLAVHTEDAVKKGLLNEKDVNTALANTLNVQVRLGMFDGEPSKHPFGNLGPKDVCTPAHQELALESARQGIVLLKNRGPSLPLSTRRYRTVAVIGPNSNVTNTMIGNYAGVACGYTSPLQGIGRYIKTIHQQGCADVTCADDKLFGAALNVASQADATILVVGLDQTIEAEFKDRAGLVLPGRQQELVSKVAAASKGPTILVLMSGGPIDVAFAKNDPRIPAILWTGYPGQAGGAAIADVLFGAYNPGGKLPMTWYPQDYLKNLPMTTMAMRSSQSTGYPGRTYRFYKGPVVYPFGYGISYTKYVHTIASAPTVISIPLDGRHARGNTTTSGKAIRVTHAKCNRLSIGVQVDVRNKGSRDGSHTLLVFSTPPAGHWVPHKQLVAFEKVHVPARAQRRVLINIHVCKYLSVVDKSGIRRIPMGLHSLHIGDTKHSVSIQEAKLGVIKS, translated from the exons ATGGCTTCCACTGCCATGCCCTCACCACTCTGTGTTACCTTCCTTCTCTTCCTATTATTATCGGGTGCTTCTTTTTACACCATTGAGGCTCGTGAGCCATTTGCTTGTGACCCAAAAGATGCAAAGACAAAGGGCTTGCCATTTTGCCTTGCGTCCTTAAAAGTAGAAGACAGAGTGAAAGACCTTATTGGAAGGTTGACACTGCAAGAGAAGGTAAAGCTGCTAGGGAACAATGCTGCAGCTGTGCCACGGCTGGGAATCAAAGGCTATGAGTGGTGGTCTGAGGCCCTACATGGTGTTTCAAATGTGGGTCCAGGAACTAAGTTTGGTGGGGACTTTCCTGGGGCCACTAGCTTCCCTCAAGTAATAACCACCGCTGCTTCTTTCAATGCATCCTTGTGGGAATCAATCGGACGG GTAGTGTCAGACGAGGCAAGAGCGATGTACAATGGTGGTGTGGCTGGGCTCACGTATTGGAGCCCAAATGTGAACATATTCAGAGACCCAAGGTGGGGCCGTGGACAGGAGACTCCCGGTGAAGACCCCGTGCTAGTCGGTAAATATGCAGCCAGCTATGTTAGAGGCCTACAGGGAAATGACGGTAACCGGTTGAAAGTTGCGGCTTGTTGCAAACACTTCACGGCCTATGACCTCGATAATTGGAACGGAGTTGATCGCTATCACTTTAACGCTAAG GTTAGCAAGCAGGACATTGTGGACACATTCGATGTGCCATTCAAAATGTGTGTGAAGGAAGGCAAGGTAGCGAGTGTTATGTGTTCCTACAATCAGGTCAATGGTGTGCCTACCTGTGCTGACCCTAATCTCCTAAAGAAAACAGTACGCGGTGTTTGGGGTCTTGATGG GTACATTGTTTCAGATTGTGATTCAGTGGGGGTTTATTATGATCAGCAACATTATACATCGACACCAGAAGAAGCAGCTGCTGATGCCATTAAAGCAG GTTTAGATTTGGACTGCGGGCCTTTCCTGGCTGTGCACACTGAGGATGCAGTTAAAAAAGGCTTGTTGAATGAGAAAGATGTCAACACTGCTTTAGCCAACACACTCAATGTCCAAGTGAGACTTGGGATGTTTGATGGAGAACCGTCCAAGCATCCATTTGGGAACCTTGGCCCAAAAGATGTGTGCACCCCGGCTCACCAAGAGCTCGCCCTTGAATCAGCCAGACAAGGCATCGTTCTTCTCAAGAATCGTGGGCCTTCACTGCCTTTATCCACTCGGCGTTACCGTACTGTCGCTGTTATTGGGCCTAACTCCAATGTCACAAATACTATGATTGGCAACTATGCTG GTGTTGCATGTGGATACACTAGTCCCCTACAAGGAATTGGGAGGTACATAAAGACAATTCACCAACAGGGTTGCGCCGACGTAACTTGTGCCGATGACAAGCTCTTTGGTGCAGCACTTAACGTTGCTAGTCAAGCAGACGCAACAATTTTAGTGGTTGGGCTTGACCAAACTATTGAGGCAGAATTCAAGGATAGAGCTGGGCTTGTTTTACCAGGCCGCCAACAAGAGCTTGTATCTAAGGTAGCTGCAGCCTCAAAGGGTCCAACCATACTGGTGTTGATGTCTGGTGGGCCTATTGATGTGGCTTTTGCTAAGAATGATCCACGCATTCCTGCCATCTTATGGACCGGTTACCCGGGCCAAGCCGGAGGAGCTGCCATTGCTGATGTCTTGTTTGGAGCATATAACCCAG GGGGCAAGTTGCCTATGACATGGTACCCACAAGATTATCTAAAAAATTTGCCTATGACAACCATGGCAATGAGGTCAAGCCAATCCACAGGCTACCCAGGAAGAACCTACAGATTTTACAAAGGTCCAGTAGTGTACCCATTTGGGTACGGAATTAGCTACACAAAATATGTTCACACCATAGCTAGTGCTCCAACTGTGATTTCTATTCCCCTTGATGGTCGCCATGCTCGTGGTAACACAACCACATCTGGTAAAGCAATCAGGGTGACCCATGCAAAATGTAACAGGCTCTCAATAGGAGTGCAAGTAGATGTGAGAAACAAAGGCTCTAGGGATGGCTCTCACACTTTGCTTGTATTTTCTACACCACCTGCTGGGCATTGGGTTCCACACAAACAATTGGTAGCCTTTGAGAAAGTACATGTCCCAGCTAGGGCTCAACGGCGAGTCCTGATTAATATACATGTGTGCAAGTACCTTAGTGTTGTGGATAAGTCTGGAATTCGAAGAATTCCAATGGGTTTACATAGTCTTCATATTGGTGATACCAAACACTCAGTGTCAATCCAAGAAGCAAAACTTGGTGTTATCAAGTCTTAA